The Drosophila nasuta strain 15112-1781.00 chromosome 2R, ASM2355853v1, whole genome shotgun sequence genome segment CAggacgctgttgttgttgctgctgttcaaaTTGCACGTCATtcggcacacacacaaacaaacaaacacacttaTGGAACGCGTGTGTGaataagcaaaaacaatgcGCTGAACTTTGACCGAAACCTTGTCAATAACACGAACTAATTCGCATTTAATCGCTTGCAGGATGTGTTTCTAATGATCAGAAGGCAGAAAACAACCATTTTTACGGATGCCAAGGAAAACACATCAGTTGTTGAACTTAAACGCATGATCGAAggtaagtgtgagtgtgtgtgcgtgagtgtgctTCATTTGGTCTGACTGCttttaaatgtatgtgtgtgcgtgtgttattcctatttatagcaaacaatttgttgattattaagtaattttatGACCATCCAACGCTATTATAGGCATCTTGAAAGTGCCACCAGGCGATCAGCGATTATATAATCAGGACAATGACATCATGGAGGATGATAATACGCTGCAGGATTACGGCGTTACGGTATCCACGGCAAAGGCGCAAGCTCCAGCGCAATTGGGTTTAATGTGCaggtgagagagagagaatgaggaGCGATACTAGAGAAAGTGAGCACTTCTAGGCATCCCAAATGTATTTGATCTGCGGATAATGTGACTGTGGAAACTTCGTTTAAGTTTCAAAAGTCCGTAAGAGCTCCTGCAATTCATCGCATTTCCACGAAATACATTTGTGATGTTATGAAAGCCGCACTTTTTGAGTCACGCTGATAACACAGCTGTTGCtttacatgcacacacacacacgtacacataAAAAGTacagtttgtgtgtgtatgtgtgcgtgcatGTTTGCTGATATCGCTGCACGTGTCGTAAACTTGCTATTGAGTTGACATTTCACTGATGAACccttttttcttgtttgcttGCAGGAATGAAATGGGTGATTTTGAGACGCTTGATATCACACCATACTCAGCACCGCCGGACTTACCAGAAGTGATGAAGAACCAAGAGGCCTCAAATGGACAAGAACAAGTCGCATAAACAAAACTATCAAAAGCGAAACATTCAACAAACAagatcaacagcaacagcaaacaattcaatcaatcaatcaactgCTGCATGCGAGagacaaaaattaaaatgttgaaagaGTCAAATTTTTACTATCGTAACGCTCGCTTGTTTTTTCCcctaaaaacaacaaagtcaAAAACGCTGCAAAACATGTTTCTACTCTGCCTGGTcaaaaaaacatcaacaaacaaacatcaaACAACTACAAACACAAGAGAAACATAAAAGCAAACATCATGAAAAGCTAACAAAAAATATCTATGCATTTTTTTCGTTGATTATATAGCAAggaacaatttaattaattaacataatgcaaacaaatttttgtaaattggAATAGGATTTATcatcttctttatttttggttgtttatttttttattataaaatttctaCGAATTTGTTTAAGtcaaaaaaaatggaaaagttCTGTATGGAAAAAAGTTACACTTCAAAATAGCTtctaacaacaaacaatagcaaacaatttgtaattgatactaaaaaccaaaaaagaaaaaaacgcggtgaatatttaaaatattgggatttaaatttattataatttataatcaaattatgattattattattattgtaataataagatttaattattattaaaaacgaaaaagaacaACTACCATAGTCTACCAATTAATCACTGTCATCCATTCCGGATCCTGCGGCTGCTGTCACCGCAGCCACTTCAGCATCATTGGCATCCGTGACACCGCCATCATCCTCTTCCGCAGAGTCGATAAACGATGCattgctgctctgctgcagCTCTAGATGCTCCAGGTACTCTTGCAGGCGATCTTGAAAGAAATTGATGTACGTTTGCTTCTGTTGCGCCTTCGCTGGAAAGTAATGTCCACCATCGTGCTCCAGTACCTCGACATTCTTGAATTGCGCGGCCAGCGCTTCACT includes the following:
- the LOC132785361 gene encoding elongin-B, coding for MDVFLMIRRQKTTIFTDAKENTSVVELKRMIEGILKVPPGDQRLYNQDNDIMEDDNTLQDYGVTVSTAKAQAPAQLGLMCRNEMGDFETLDITPYSAPPDLPEVMKNQEASNGQEQVA